One genomic window of Halobellus limi includes the following:
- a CDS encoding geranylgeranyl reductase family protein, whose amino-acid sequence MYDFAVVGVGPAGARFARRAAESGHDVVAFEQGTVGTPLACSGHVSTDIWEYVPEDAKAGLLQNRVYGARFHVGGPDSAAYPFYKREEISNVIDRVELDRTLADCAREAGADVREEHTVVDVDERHDGVELTVSNAGGTETVRAKMVAGCDGPTSRVRRQCGLPEPAEILHGVLAFDPDPDDGDFVDVHLTAPRFFAWRIPRGDAGVEYGLAAPPGRSVNDLFDRLTDAYGVETEHFCSGAIPIGPPERVHSRRAFLLGDAAAQTKPFTGGGILYGMTAADCAARTVDPDDPGTLREYESAWRSELSREIALGHWLRRAYSLPEPVQRLGLRTLSGEIGVHMDRPTSFFSREHLAKLVGR is encoded by the coding sequence ATGTACGATTTCGCGGTCGTGGGCGTCGGCCCCGCCGGCGCGCGCTTCGCCCGGCGCGCGGCCGAGTCCGGACACGACGTCGTCGCCTTCGAGCAGGGAACCGTCGGGACGCCGCTGGCGTGTTCGGGGCACGTCAGCACCGACATCTGGGAATACGTCCCCGAAGACGCGAAGGCGGGACTCCTCCAGAACCGCGTCTACGGGGCGCGCTTTCACGTCGGCGGCCCCGACTCGGCGGCCTACCCCTTCTACAAGCGCGAGGAGATCTCGAACGTGATCGACCGGGTCGAACTCGACCGCACGCTCGCCGACTGCGCCCGTGAAGCGGGTGCGGACGTCCGCGAGGAACACACCGTCGTCGACGTCGACGAGCGCCACGACGGCGTCGAACTCACCGTCTCGAACGCGGGCGGGACCGAGACCGTCCGCGCGAAGATGGTCGCCGGCTGCGACGGGCCGACCTCGCGGGTGCGGCGACAGTGCGGGCTTCCCGAACCCGCAGAGATCCTCCACGGCGTCCTCGCGTTCGACCCCGACCCCGACGACGGCGACTTCGTCGACGTCCACCTCACCGCGCCGCGCTTCTTCGCCTGGCGCATCCCCCGCGGCGACGCGGGCGTCGAGTACGGCCTCGCCGCGCCGCCGGGGCGCTCGGTCAACGACCTGTTCGACCGACTCACCGACGCCTACGGCGTCGAGACCGAGCACTTCTGCTCGGGAGCGATACCGATCGGCCCGCCCGAGCGGGTGCATAGCCGACGCGCGTTCCTGCTCGGCGACGCGGCCGCGCAGACGAAGCCGTTCACCGGCGGCGGCATCCTCTACGGGATGACCGCCGCGGACTGCGCCGCGCGGACCGTCGACCCCGACGACCCGGGCACGCTGCGGGAGTACGAGTCGGCGTGGCGCTCGGAGCTCTCTCGGGAGATCGCGCTGGGCCACTGGCTCCGTCGGGCGTATTCGCTCCCGGAGCCGGTACAGCGACTCGGACTACGGACGCTCTCGGGCGAGATCGGCGTCCACATGGACCGTCCCACCTCGTTCTTCTCGCGGGAGCACCTGGCGAAACTGGTCGGTCGGTAG
- a CDS encoding WD40/YVTN/BNR-like repeat-containing protein has product MTTCYAASGAGVLVVRDVATDGDGRAASNDETAAVGPTAEYTFERDDVECLDASSDAPDRVFCGTFDAGLHRSVDGGRTWERVGEGVLEPSVTSVTVSPHDPDVVYAGTEPSRAYRSVDGGETWAELAELTDLPSAPTWSFPPRPDTHHVRWIEVDPADPDHLFVAVEAGALIQTHDGGETWAERAPSTRRDTHTMAVHPDAPDVVRAAAGDGYAESRDGGESWSFPQAGLKHRYCWSVAVDPGDPGRVLLSAAAGARRAHTADSAASYLYRREDGVGSAASSGETATDADWERLDDSGVPTGEGILRPVLASGADDGELFALTDRGLFRTGDGGDSFGRVDVEWPETFRGTTASGLAVVEDR; this is encoded by the coding sequence ATGACGACTTGCTACGCCGCCTCGGGCGCGGGCGTCCTCGTCGTCCGCGACGTCGCTACCGACGGCGACGGTCGCGCGGCGTCGAACGACGAGACCGCGGCCGTCGGGCCGACCGCCGAGTACACCTTCGAGCGCGACGACGTCGAGTGCCTCGACGCGTCCAGCGACGCTCCGGATCGCGTCTTCTGCGGGACGTTCGACGCCGGTCTCCACCGCTCGGTCGACGGCGGGCGAACCTGGGAGCGCGTCGGCGAGGGCGTCCTCGAACCGTCGGTGACGAGCGTGACCGTCTCGCCGCACGACCCGGACGTCGTCTACGCCGGAACCGAACCGAGCCGCGCCTACCGCTCCGTCGACGGCGGCGAGACCTGGGCGGAACTGGCCGAACTCACCGACCTCCCCTCCGCGCCCACGTGGTCGTTCCCGCCGCGCCCCGACACCCACCACGTCCGCTGGATCGAGGTCGACCCGGCCGATCCGGACCACCTTTTCGTTGCGGTCGAGGCCGGCGCGCTGATCCAGACGCACGACGGCGGCGAGACCTGGGCGGAGCGCGCGCCGTCGACCCGCCGCGACACGCACACGATGGCCGTCCACCCCGACGCGCCCGACGTCGTCCGGGCGGCCGCGGGCGACGGTTACGCCGAGAGCCGCGACGGCGGCGAGTCGTGGTCGTTCCCGCAGGCGGGGCTGAAACACCGCTACTGCTGGAGCGTCGCGGTCGATCCCGGCGACCCGGGGCGCGTGCTGCTCTCGGCGGCGGCGGGGGCCCGTCGGGCGCACACCGCCGATTCCGCGGCGTCGTATCTGTACCGCCGGGAGGACGGTGTCGGGAGCGCCGCCAGTAGCGGAGAGACGGCGACCGACGCCGACTGGGAACGCCTCGACGACTCGGGCGTTCCGACCGGCGAGGGGATCCTCCGGCCGGTCCTGGCGTCTGGCGCCGACGACGGCGAACTGTTCGCGCTCACGGATCGCGGGCTGTTCCGGACAGGCGACGGCGGCGACAGTTTCGGCCGCGTCGACGTGGAGTGGCCCGAGACGTTTCGGGGGACGACGGCGAGCGGGCTTGCGGTCGTCGAAGACCGGTGA
- the uvrA gene encoding excinuclease ABC subunit UvrA has product MSKDFIEVRGAEEHNLKDLDVRIPRETFTVVTGLSGSGKSSLAFETVYAEGQRRYIESLSAYARNFLGQMDKPQVESVEGLSPAISIDQKNAANNPRSTVGTVTELHDYLRLLYARVGTQYDPVTGEEVGEQSAQEMVSQLLELPEGTRAKIAAPVARDQKGAFEDLFEDLVSEGYARVEVDGEEYDLTLDEPDLDKNYDHTIDVIVDRVKIDPASRSRIADSVETALEEADGVLKVIVPDPPEDVPFASNTRSTGALAGEGDDRLVVEFSEELGNPNSDFQFSEIETRSFSFNSPHGACPECEGLGQTKEVDEDLVVRDPSKPIKHVFEAWSYNRSYYRTRLDSVAEHFGVSVDTPFEDLDEDVQRQFLYGTDREVVFERQTRNGTRRKTKRFEGVIPNLERRHVETDSDSTREHIEDYMAVTTCPACEGTRLKEQSRHVRVAGTALTEVNRMSIGDALAHFEGLEDELTDRERTIAEEILKEIRARLGFMEEVGLEYLTLDREASTLSGGESQRIRLATQVGSGLVGVLYVLDEPSIGLHQRDNDRLLDTLEGLRDLGNTLLVVEHDEETMRRADNVIDMGPGPGKRGGEIVVQGDFDDVCDAEGSVTGDYLSGRKEIPVPEERRDSETELTIRGARQHNLKDVDVSLPIGQFTAITGVSGSGKSTLMHEILYKGLAREMNDNTSVDPGDHDALEGIDEIETVRLIDQSPIGRTPRSNPATYTGVFDHIRKLFAETKLSKQRGYEKGRFSFNVKGGRCEACGGQGTVKIEMNFLSDVYVPCEECDGARYNDETLDVEYKGETIADVLDMEVSEALEFFEANSQLRRRLQLLEDVGLGYMTLGQPSTTLSGGEAQRVKLAEELGKKQTGDTLYLLDEPTTGLHKEDERKLIEVLQRLTDNGNTVVVVEHELDLVKNADNIVDLGPEGGEGGGEVVASGTPEAVARTEESHTGRYLRDLLPAIDEEGPRADRRKPAKPADDD; this is encoded by the coding sequence ATGAGCAAGGACTTCATCGAGGTTCGCGGTGCCGAAGAGCACAATCTGAAGGACCTCGACGTCCGGATTCCGCGCGAGACGTTCACCGTCGTCACCGGCCTCTCGGGGTCGGGCAAGTCGTCGCTCGCCTTCGAGACGGTCTACGCCGAGGGGCAGCGGCGCTACATCGAGTCGCTGTCGGCGTACGCCCGCAACTTCCTCGGACAGATGGACAAACCGCAGGTCGAGTCCGTCGAGGGGCTCTCGCCGGCGATCTCCATCGACCAGAAGAACGCCGCCAACAACCCCCGTTCCACGGTCGGCACGGTGACGGAACTCCACGACTACCTCCGGCTGCTGTACGCCCGCGTGGGGACGCAGTACGATCCCGTCACGGGCGAGGAGGTGGGCGAGCAGTCCGCCCAGGAGATGGTGAGTCAACTGCTGGAACTCCCCGAGGGGACCCGCGCGAAGATCGCCGCGCCGGTCGCCCGGGACCAGAAGGGCGCCTTCGAGGACCTCTTCGAGGACCTCGTGAGCGAGGGGTACGCGAGGGTCGAGGTCGACGGCGAGGAGTACGACCTGACGCTCGACGAACCCGACCTGGACAAGAACTACGACCACACGATCGACGTGATCGTCGACCGGGTGAAGATCGACCCGGCGAGTCGCTCGCGGATCGCCGACTCCGTCGAGACCGCCTTGGAAGAGGCCGACGGCGTCCTGAAGGTGATCGTTCCCGATCCCCCGGAGGACGTCCCGTTCGCCTCGAACACGCGTTCGACGGGCGCGCTCGCCGGCGAGGGCGACGACCGTCTCGTCGTGGAGTTCTCCGAGGAACTGGGCAATCCCAATTCGGACTTCCAGTTCTCGGAGATCGAGACGCGCTCGTTCTCGTTCAACAGCCCGCACGGGGCCTGTCCGGAGTGTGAGGGCCTCGGACAGACCAAGGAGGTCGACGAGGACCTCGTCGTCCGCGACCCCTCGAAGCCGATCAAGCACGTCTTCGAGGCGTGGTCGTACAACCGCTCGTACTATCGGACGCGGCTCGATTCGGTGGCCGAGCACTTCGGCGTGAGCGTCGACACCCCCTTCGAGGACCTCGACGAGGACGTGCAGCGGCAGTTCCTCTACGGGACCGACCGGGAGGTCGTCTTCGAGCGCCAGACTCGAAACGGGACGCGGCGGAAGACCAAGCGCTTCGAGGGCGTCATCCCGAACCTCGAACGCCGGCACGTCGAGACGGACTCCGACTCGACCAGAGAGCACATCGAGGACTACATGGCGGTCACTACCTGCCCCGCCTGCGAGGGCACGCGGTTGAAGGAGCAGTCCCGTCACGTCCGCGTCGCCGGCACCGCGCTCACCGAGGTCAACCGGATGAGCATCGGCGACGCGCTGGCGCACTTCGAGGGGTTGGAGGACGAGCTCACCGACCGCGAGCGCACCATCGCCGAAGAGATCCTCAAGGAGATCCGCGCGCGCCTCGGCTTCATGGAGGAGGTCGGCCTCGAGTACCTCACGCTCGACCGGGAGGCGTCGACCCTGTCGGGCGGGGAGAGCCAGCGGATCCGACTCGCCACGCAGGTGGGTTCCGGTCTCGTCGGCGTCCTCTACGTCCTCGACGAGCCCTCGATCGGCCTCCACCAGCGCGACAACGACCGCCTGCTCGACACGCTCGAGGGCCTGCGCGACCTCGGCAACACGCTGCTCGTCGTCGAGCACGACGAGGAGACGATGCGCCGGGCGGACAACGTCATCGACATGGGCCCCGGCCCGGGCAAGCGCGGCGGCGAGATCGTCGTCCAGGGCGACTTCGACGACGTCTGCGACGCCGAGGGATCGGTCACGGGCGATTACCTCTCGGGGCGAAAGGAGATCCCCGTCCCCGAGGAACGCCGCGACTCGGAGACCGAGCTGACGATCCGCGGCGCGCGCCAGCACAACCTCAAGGACGTCGACGTGTCGCTCCCGATCGGGCAGTTCACCGCCATCACCGGCGTCTCCGGATCGGGCAAGTCGACGCTGATGCACGAGATCCTCTACAAGGGCCTGGCCCGCGAGATGAACGACAACACCTCCGTCGATCCCGGTGACCACGACGCCCTCGAGGGGATCGACGAGATCGAGACGGTGCGGCTGATCGATCAGTCGCCGATCGGCCGGACGCCCAGATCGAATCCCGCGACGTACACGGGCGTGTTCGACCACATCCGGAAGCTCTTCGCGGAGACGAAGCTCTCGAAGCAGCGCGGCTACGAGAAGGGCCGGTTCTCGTTCAACGTCAAGGGCGGCCGGTGTGAGGCCTGCGGCGGGCAGGGCACCGTGAAGATCGAGATGAACTTCCTCTCGGACGTCTACGTCCCCTGCGAGGAGTGCGACGGCGCGCGCTACAACGACGAGACGCTCGACGTGGAATACAAGGGCGAGACGATCGCGGACGTCCTCGATATGGAAGTCTCGGAGGCACTGGAGTTCTTCGAGGCCAACTCCCAGCTCCGCCGCCGACTCCAGTTGCTCGAGGACGTCGGCCTCGGCTACATGACGCTCGGGCAGCCGTCGACGACCCTCTCCGGTGGAGAGGCCCAGCGCGTCAAACTCGCAGAGGAACTCGGGAAGAAACAGACCGGCGACACCCTCTACCTGCTGGACGAGCCGACGACCGGCCTCCACAAGGAGGACGAGCGGAAGCTGATCGAGGTGCTCCAGCGGCTCACCGACAACGGCAACACCGTCGTCGTCGTCGAGCACGAACTCGACCTCGTGAAGAACGCCGACAACATCGTCGACCTCGGTCCCGAGGGCGGCGAGGGCGGCGGCGAGGTCGTCGCCAGCGGCACGCCCGAGGCCGTCGCGCGCACGGAGGAGTCGCACACGGGCCGGTACCTCCGCGACCTCCTGCCCGCGATCGACGAGGAGGGACCGCGCGCGGACCGGCGTAAGCCCGCGAAGCCGGCGGACGACGACTGA
- a CDS encoding cell division protein SepF yields the protein MGIMSKIISGGGQHSTDEYLDLDVEGVETSRGEAGMSVRIAKISGQQDVIAIKDAVYDGDLVIADITRHTTSDSTMEHIIDDLRQVAEEVDGDIAQKGDDQIIIAPTGVGVAREKLN from the coding sequence ATGGGGATTATGAGCAAGATCATCAGCGGGGGCGGACAGCATTCGACAGACGAGTACCTCGATCTCGACGTCGAGGGCGTCGAAACCTCCCGCGGTGAGGCCGGAATGAGCGTCCGGATCGCGAAGATCAGCGGCCAGCAGGACGTCATCGCCATCAAGGACGCCGTCTACGACGGGGACCTCGTGATCGCGGACATCACGCGACACACGACCTCCGACAGCACGATGGAACACATCATCGACGACCTGCGGCAGGTGGCCGAGGAGGTCGACGGCGACATCGCCCAGAAGGGCGACGACCAGATCATCATCGCCCCCACGGGCGTCGGCGTCGCGCGGGAGAAACTGAACTGA
- a CDS encoding RNA-binding protein, with the protein MEVKSRHHLRADEIGELEAAIESKTGVELDGDSYEMVELADEPFDVVLVDGESDVVQFEDEAFLTVQGANRHGVTKGVVTVDAGAISFVSDGADVMRPGIVEADAGVSEGDLVTIAEETHGKVLAIGRALVDGEEMTGDSGKVVESVHHVGDDLFEFVV; encoded by the coding sequence ATGGAAGTCAAATCCCGACACCACCTCCGCGCCGACGAGATCGGCGAGTTGGAGGCCGCGATCGAGTCGAAGACGGGCGTCGAACTCGACGGCGACAGCTACGAGATGGTCGAACTCGCCGACGAGCCGTTCGACGTGGTCCTCGTCGACGGCGAGAGCGACGTCGTGCAGTTCGAGGACGAGGCCTTCCTGACCGTCCAGGGCGCGAACCGCCACGGGGTGACGAAGGGCGTCGTGACCGTCGACGCCGGGGCGATCTCGTTCGTCAGCGACGGCGCGGACGTGATGCGGCCGGGCATCGTCGAGGCCGACGCGGGGGTCTCGGAGGGCGACCTCGTCACGATCGCCGAGGAAACCCACGGCAAGGTCCTCGCGATCGGCCGAGCGCTCGTCGACGGCGAGGAGATGACCGGCGATTCGGGAAAGGTCGTCGAGTCCGTCCACCACGTCGGCGACGACCTCTTCGAGTTCGTCGTGTGA
- a CDS encoding ubiquitin-like small modifier protein 1, translated as MSVQLRFFATFREAVGTKTITREYDAETVGDVLVALEDEFEGLTGEILEDGAVRPQVNVLLNGRDVEHERGTETPVESDDTLSIFPPVAGGAPGRAR; from the coding sequence ATGTCCGTTCAACTGCGGTTCTTCGCCACCTTTCGGGAGGCGGTGGGGACGAAGACTATCACCCGCGAGTACGACGCCGAGACCGTCGGCGACGTCCTCGTCGCGCTCGAAGACGAGTTCGAGGGCCTGACCGGCGAGATCCTCGAGGACGGCGCGGTGCGACCGCAGGTGAACGTGCTCCTGAACGGCCGCGACGTCGAACACGAGCGGGGGACGGAGACCCCAGTCGAGTCCGACGACACGCTGAGTATCTTCCCGCCGGTCGCCGGTGGCGCTCCGGGGAGGGCGCGATGA
- a CDS encoding carbon-nitrogen hydrolase family protein, which produces MSATVAACQLALADLDVEANLAAVEARVRGLPEDVAVALFPEYALTGFVADGRAVDVALSRDGPELDRVARLARDSETALLVGFVERGDDGSGTDGTGLYNTTAYVSPDGTRTFYRKRHLWEGEREVLDAGSERTVVDTPVGETGILTCYDLNFVGESAAFTREGVDALFVVGAWPGAYSENWTLLLRARALDGVRWVVGAGRTGRRDVPDAESVAYAGRSLVARPDGGIHAALDRREDDLVAELSPETLDAQRDLVGIYDDESRTPSRPTDDE; this is translated from the coding sequence ATGTCTGCGACCGTCGCCGCCTGCCAGCTCGCACTCGCCGATCTCGACGTCGAGGCGAACCTCGCGGCCGTCGAAGCGCGGGTCCGCGGACTCCCCGAGGACGTCGCCGTCGCGCTCTTCCCGGAGTACGCGCTCACCGGATTCGTCGCCGACGGGCGCGCGGTCGACGTCGCGCTCTCCCGGGACGGACCGGAACTCGACCGCGTCGCGAGGCTCGCACGCGACTCGGAGACCGCCCTCCTCGTGGGGTTCGTCGAACGCGGGGACGACGGGAGCGGAACCGACGGTACCGGGCTCTACAACACGACGGCCTACGTCTCCCCCGACGGGACGCGGACGTTCTACCGGAAGCGACACCTGTGGGAGGGCGAGCGCGAGGTGCTCGACGCCGGTTCGGAGCGGACCGTCGTCGACACGCCCGTCGGAGAGACGGGGATCCTCACCTGTTACGATCTCAACTTCGTCGGCGAGAGCGCCGCCTTCACCCGCGAGGGGGTCGACGCGCTGTTCGTCGTCGGGGCGTGGCCGGGGGCCTACAGCGAGAACTGGACGCTGCTCCTCCGCGCGCGGGCGCTCGACGGCGTCCGCTGGGTCGTCGGCGCGGGCCGGACGGGGCGTCGCGACGTCCCCGACGCCGAGTCCGTCGCCTACGCCGGGCGCTCGCTCGTCGCGCGGCCGGACGGCGGGATTCACGCGGCGCTCGACCGTCGGGAGGACGACCTCGTCGCCGAGCTGAGTCCGGAAACTCTCGACGCACAGCGGGACCTCGTCGGGATCTACGACGACGAATCCCGGACGCCGTCGCGGCCGACGGACGACGAGTGA
- the arcS gene encoding archaeosine synthase subunit alpha: protein MTDYFEVHGRDGAARLGELRLSDPLTTPALVDDSIDDGGSLWTREREIPKGYREILTVLPHRSFPAGTDERVQETFAVDYPDVDYPSAAVVTAETAADYGADAYILSDAQGFVGHASAFREEIIAARESLPADTALYLSGVATPRNAAVLVYAGVDLLDAKRARVRGLQGFYLTSEGEYFLEDLDELPCSCPACQGKRLDIDPEAAETNAARAAAFDREDCADHNEHALKSELATVRRRIRDGRLRDYVEGQARHDQWLTAAFREFDQQYGYVEERTPVVRDTELAAATEDTLRRVEIQRFAERVTERYRNRFENPLVLVPCSATKPYSESQSHAQFHDAIQYRGHQVSMTSPIGVVPMELELTYPAQHYDSVVTGRWSEDEKSFVADVFRRYLDRNDYPRVIAHVPDGGYRDIVERVEGDVDIDFEYTVEDHPTTTESIANLMSTLDGELKYGKRKRQHNTIKALADYQLGPDAGDALFADVDLQTTSRYPKLQVRDGDGEGDDGGPGEQLATMVPQYGVLSFTLAGARVWEESDAPTKRVEIDEFVPHGSVLAPGVVDADEDIRVGDEVVVEGPKAFAVGRAQMFGSEMVGSTRGEAVQVRHVEER, encoded by the coding sequence ATGACCGACTACTTCGAGGTCCACGGGCGCGACGGGGCCGCCCGGCTCGGGGAACTCCGGCTCTCGGATCCGCTGACGACGCCCGCGCTCGTCGACGACAGCATCGACGACGGGGGGAGCCTCTGGACGAGAGAGCGGGAGATCCCCAAGGGGTATCGGGAGATCCTGACGGTGCTGCCCCACCGATCGTTCCCCGCCGGGACCGACGAGCGCGTTCAGGAGACGTTCGCGGTCGACTACCCCGACGTCGACTACCCGAGCGCGGCGGTCGTGACGGCCGAAACCGCCGCCGATTACGGCGCGGACGCCTACATCCTCTCGGACGCGCAGGGCTTCGTCGGCCACGCCTCGGCGTTCCGCGAGGAGATCATCGCCGCGCGGGAGTCGCTCCCGGCCGACACCGCGCTGTATCTCTCCGGCGTCGCGACGCCGCGGAACGCCGCGGTCCTCGTCTATGCGGGCGTCGACCTCCTCGACGCGAAACGGGCGCGGGTCCGCGGCCTCCAGGGGTTCTACCTCACCTCGGAGGGGGAGTACTTCCTCGAGGACTTAGACGAACTGCCGTGTTCGTGCCCGGCGTGTCAGGGCAAGCGCCTCGACATCGACCCCGAGGCGGCAGAGACGAACGCCGCGCGCGCCGCCGCGTTCGACCGCGAGGACTGCGCCGATCACAACGAGCACGCGCTCAAGTCCGAACTGGCGACGGTCCGCCGTCGGATCCGCGACGGCCGCCTGCGCGACTACGTCGAGGGGCAGGCGCGCCACGACCAGTGGCTCACCGCGGCGTTCCGCGAGTTCGACCAGCAGTACGGCTACGTCGAGGAGCGGACGCCCGTCGTCCGCGACACCGAACTCGCCGCGGCGACCGAAGACACCCTGCGGCGCGTCGAGATCCAGCGCTTCGCCGAGCGGGTGACCGAGCGGTACCGCAACCGCTTCGAGAACCCGCTCGTGCTCGTCCCGTGCTCGGCGACGAAGCCCTACAGCGAATCGCAGAGCCACGCGCAGTTCCACGACGCGATCCAGTACCGCGGCCACCAGGTCTCGATGACCTCGCCCATCGGCGTCGTCCCGATGGAACTGGAACTCACCTACCCCGCCCAGCACTACGACTCCGTCGTGACGGGTCGGTGGTCCGAGGACGAGAAGTCATTCGTCGCGGACGTGTTCCGGCGCTACCTCGACCGCAACGACTACCCGCGCGTGATCGCGCACGTCCCCGACGGCGGCTACCGCGACATCGTCGAGCGCGTCGAGGGCGACGTCGACATCGACTTCGAGTACACCGTCGAAGACCACCCGACGACGACCGAGTCGATCGCGAATCTGATGTCGACGCTCGACGGCGAACTGAAGTACGGGAAACGGAAGCGCCAGCACAACACGATCAAGGCGCTCGCGGACTACCAACTCGGCCCCGACGCCGGCGACGCGCTCTTCGCCGACGTCGACCTGCAGACGACGAGCCGCTACCCCAAACTGCAGGTGAGAGACGGCGACGGCGAGGGCGACGACGGCGGCCCCGGCGAGCAACTCGCGACGATGGTTCCGCAGTACGGCGTCCTCTCGTTCACGCTCGCCGGCGCGCGCGTCTGGGAGGAGTCGGACGCCCCCACGAAGCGCGTCGAGATCGACGAGTTCGTCCCGCACGGGAGCGTCCTCGCGCCCGGCGTCGTCGACGCCGACGAGGACATCCGCGTCGGCGACGAGGTCGTCGTGGAGGGCCCGAAGGCCTTCGCGGTCGGCCGCGCGCAGATGTTCGGCTCGGAGATGGTCGGGTCGACCCGCGGCGAGGCCGTACAGGTGCGGCACGTCGAGGAACGGTAG